GAGAACCTCTTTCCTGAAGCGCGCTTCGGGTGCACTGCGCAGGTAAAGCCCCACCGCCACCACCTCCTTCACCCCGCCCCAAAGATCCTCGCTCAGCCGATCCAGGTCCTCCAGGGGAGCGAAGGGGTCTTCCCCCTCTTCCCCAGGCCCCCGCTCCCGAAGGGCCCGGAGGCGCTCCCGGAGAGGCCTTTCCGGGAAAAAGCGGCGCCGCTCCCGGGGATAAAGGCGGTCCATCTGGGCCTCGCTCACCAGGTAGACGGGGATACGGGTGGCCAGGTCCATGAGGGGAGCGTCCATGCGCTCGTAGAGCTCCTCACGGGTGAAGTCCAACTTCTCCCCTTCGGGAGAGCCTAGGTTGTGGACCGTGATGGGTAGGGTTCCTTTCAACGCTACCTCCTTTCTCTTTCCCAGAGTAGCCCCCATCTCGTTTCAGGTGAAGGTGGGTTTCGCAAAAAGTGCACCTTTTTCATAAAAGCAGGACCTCCCCCTCCCGGTAAAGCTCCCGCCACCGCTCGGGCCGCTCGGTGTGGACGGGAAGGAGGTAGCGCGGCCGTAGGCGCCGCACCGCCTCCAGGAGGTCGGGCTCGGGGGCGTGGCCGGAGGTGTGGAAGGGGTTCTCCACCCCGGCGGGGTCCCGGGGCAGCTTGGCCAGGCCCTCGGGGAGGAGGCGGAAGTCCAGCCGCCCCAGCCAGGCCAGGAGGACCTCCAGGTCCAGGATCTGCTCCTGGTCGGCCCAGTAGGAGTTGGTGAAGAGGTAGGCCCCCCGCCTCGCCTTCCCGCCCAGGGCGGCCTCCAGGAGGCGCAGGTCCAGGAGGCGGTTCACCTCGTAGAAGCCCAAGGCCAGGAGGTAGGCCCCGGGGTCCTGGGCCACCTCCTTCAGGGCAACCCACTGGAGGCCGGCCTCGTCCTGGAGCGCCTTCTCCCACGCCCCCGTGCGGTTTTTCTCCTCCTTGAGCACCATTACCTCCTGGAGGACCCCTTTCCAGGGGTCGGGCTCGGCCTCCGCCAGGCCGAAGAGGAGGTAAGCGTCCTTGGGGGTGACCACCAGCTTCCGCCCCACGTCCCGCGCCACCTCCAGGCAGGAGAGGAGGCGCTCCAGGTTGCGGGGGGCGAAGTCCACCACCACCGGGCACCCTTCCCACTGGGCCACCTCGCGGTGGAGGGCCTCCTTCACCTCCCCTTCGGTGCGGGCGCGGCGCGCCTCCCCGAGCCGGGTCCCCTCCACCACCAGGAGGAAGACCTCGAGGCTTTCCAGGCTCCCGAGGAAGGCCTCCGTCCTGGCGCCCCAGCG
The nucleotide sequence above comes from Thermus islandicus DSM 21543. Encoded proteins:
- a CDS encoding MBL fold metallo-hydrolase; its protein translation is MRRFDLGGLRVHVFGGWGEIGGNQLLLEAEEGALLLDFGRPFARWSAYFTEFLSPRTASLGLRDLLYLGLLPPLPGLYRQGPEDTLFPSDLERNLLGGDLPSGEKVLALLLSHAHLDHTGAVGYLRQDLPVVATAATAALVKAMQDTAQVGVDGEAAYLTPRRPNPDKGGLLDGDRTLYLRRPYRVLGALGKFHERSPSGKKLQGHPWEEARAPLPLGPFRVEAFPVDHSVPGAAAFAVETPEGRVVYTGDLRRHGRWGARTEAFLGSLESLEVFLLVVEGTRLGEARRARTEGEVKEALHREVAQWEGCPVVVDFAPRNLERLLSCLEVARDVGRKLVVTPKDAYLLFGLAEAEPDPWKGVLQEVMVLKEEKNRTGAWEKALQDEAGLQWVALKEVAQDPGAYLLALGFYEVNRLLDLRLLEAALGGKARRGAYLFTNSYWADQEQILDLEVLLAWLGRLDFRLLPEGLAKLPRDPAGVENPFHTSGHAPEPDLLEAVRRLRPRYLLPVHTERPERWRELYREGEVLLL